A stretch of DNA from Macrotis lagotis isolate mMagLag1 chromosome X, bilby.v1.9.chrom.fasta, whole genome shotgun sequence:
CAGGGCGCGCCGCCATTGGCCAGGCCGGCTGCCAATCCCGGCGCGCTGGCTGGTTTGGCTCCCTGGCTTCGGAGATGTCAAAGGCTGCGGCTGCTCCCGTTGCCACATTCTGACTGGTAGGGGCTCTCTCTCCACCAAGCATGGCCACGGCCGCCTCCAATCCCTACAGCCTCCTCAATTCCAGCTCCTTGGTCCATGCGGACTCCGCGGGCATGCAGCAGGGGAGCCCTTTCCGCAACCCGCCCAAACTTCTCCAGAGTGACTACTTGCAGGGAGTTCCCAGCAATGGGCACCCCCTGGGCCACCACTGGGTGACCAGCCTCAGTGACGGCGGCCCCTGGGCGTCCAGCCTGGCCGGCAGCCCTCTGGAGCAGCAGGACGTGAAGCCGGGCCGGGAGGATCTGCAGCTCGGCGCCATCATCCACCACAGGTCGCCCCACGTCCCCCACCACTCCCCTCACGCCAACCACCCCAACGCCTGGGGGGCCAGTCCGGCTCCCACCTCGTCGCTGCCGTCCGGGGGGCAGCCCCTCAACGTCTACTCGCAGGCCGGCTTCACGGTCAGCGGCATGCTGGAGCACGGGGGGCTGAGCCCGCCGCccgggccgccgccgcccccccgccgccgccgccgccgccgccccccacGGGCCCGAGCCAGGGGCTGCACCCGGTGCTGCGGGACGGCGCGGAGCACGCGGAGCTGGCGGCCCACCACTGCCAGGACCACTCGGACGAAGAGACCCCGACGTCGGACGAGCTGGAGCAGTTCGCCAAGCAGTTCAAACAAAGGCGCATCAAGTTGGGCTTCACGCAGGCCGACGTGGGCCTGGCGCTGGGCACCCTGTACGGCAACGTCTTCTCGCAGACCACCATCTGCAGGTTCGAGGCCCTGCAGCTGAGCTTCAAGAACATGTGCAAGCTGAAGCCGCTGCTGAACAAGTGGCTGGAGGAGGCCGACTCGTCCACCGGCAGCCCCACCAGCATCGACAAGATCGCGGCGCAGGGCCGCAAGCGCAAGAAGCGCACCTCCATCGAGGTGAGTGTCAAAGGGGTCCTGGAGACGCACTTCCTCAAGTGCCCCAAGCCGGCGGCCCAAGAGATCTCCTCCCTGGCCGACAGCCTGCAGCTGGAGAAGGAGGTGGTGCGGGTCTGGTTCTGCAACCGGCGGCAGAAGGAGAAGCGCATGACCCCGCCCGGGGAGCAGCCCCCCGGGGGCGCCCCGCCgcccgggccgccgccgccgccgcccgggcccccgccgccgcccgggCCCCCGCCGCACGAAGTCTACGGCCACGCGGTGAAGCCGGACGCGGCGCGCCACGACCTGTGACTGTCGGGGCTCGGGGCCGCGCCGCGCGCCGGGGGCGCCCGGAGGCCCCCCGCGCACACGTCCACGTCCACGACCACGCCCGGGCCCCCGAGCCGGGCCGCTCTGGCTCTCGCCGAGCGCCGGGGCCCCGGCCGGCTCCCTTTGGGGatgcgggggccggggccggggccggcggcGAGGCCGCGGCCGCTGCTGCTGGTGCCGCGGAGgccgccgccgccaccgccgCCGCCCGGGCTGGGGGgagctttttccttctttccgCTGATCAATACTTCGTGTTTACTCTCCGGCAAGGTTTCTGTGGGTCTCCGCTCGGAAGAGAAGaagagtggggggtggggggcggcggggggcgggcggggggggggagaagagaagaaaagacagatGTGTGCCTATGAATAACCTTTCAGCGCCTTGGTGATAGCAGCTGTATTTCAGGTGAAATCTGTTTTACAATAGACTAGTTTTGCATTTTGGAAACTTCTCTCGTGTTTTCTCCGTGTCCGAGGTGTTTTGCTACGAGCTGTACAcaatatttgtgaaatactttGTATCTCAGCGACCACGAGCTCCccactggagagagagagagagagagagcggcAGCGTCGGGCTCCTTCCTGCCGTCTTCCGAGCCCGAGCCCAGGGCCCCAACCTGCCCGGAAGGCAGCAGGCGCTTGGCTGGGATACCCCACccccttcctccccatccccaaagCGGGGAGCCCGGGGGAGGGCGGCTGGGGAGGAGAGCGGAGAAGAAGGCGGCTCGGGATGGGGGGGCGGTGTTCCAAAGACTTCGCTCCGGGTCGAGAGGAGCACAGGAGGAGCCGGAGAACGGGGAGGGTGAGGGGCATCCCTCCTTCTTCGCCTCGCCTCTCCTCTCCGGGATCTCTGGGCCTCCCTCTAACCCCCTGCTCCCCCACGCTGTCTCTCCCCGCCCCAACACATCTCGTCCCCCAGACGCTCGAGTCTCAGAGCAAAGCCAAGTGAAGCCCCAGAAAAGGGACACAAGGTTCTCCCCCAGACAGACCGAGCGGAGCGATCCCTGATCCCAACTgcctctttattatttttctcttccttctttctttcttaattgttgtttttttgttttgttttgttttgttttgaagcaAAGGCCGTTGAGGAGTGCCAGCCAAGAAAGCCTAGGAGAAACTCCTCAGCTGGCTCTCCTCTGCTGTGCCTTGGGAGACTCCTTTCGGGGGGGGTGCCCTGGTTTTTGACCCTTCCAAAGGCTCCAGGGGTTTGGGGGAACCTCTCCCCCTCGACTCACCCGGGACCCCTTCCCCTCTAAGCTGGAACCCCAAGAAGGCTTGAAAAGCCCCTGAGcccctgaataaaaaaaaaaaaaaaaacaccaccaaCCAacaatgaatgaaggaatgaatgaatgaactggaATCGTCTGCAAAGTGCCCAGTTCGCCAGCTAGAGAAAATGCGCTCCACCCCCTCACATGGACAGAGTccagtgtgtatatataaatatcagtatATGTGTACAGGGCTTTGTGGGATGGGGGCTGCTGGCCACCTCCGCAAACGTCTCTACTGTGTAACCTGTCCGTCCACACCTCTGTGGCTGGAGGTCCAGCGGTGTAACCCTTTCTCTATGGACCAGCTCGATATACTGGATACAAAGCCCCCAATATGCGCTGTTATTGTTGCTTCGTTGCtctctagaaaatagatccaggcaTTCTCTCCAGGCATATCACTTCATAACGCACCGCAGCACCTACCCTCCCCATCTGTCTCCAGCCTCCCCCCTATAGCCAGCTCCccgttgggggggggggcgggggggaggttCATCTTGGTAGACGAAGCTAGACTACCTAAGGACCAGGAAGCCTCCTTCGCGCCCCTTGCTTAGAGTCTGCTGGGAGGGAGGAGATGGGCTGCTGGGGCCTGGGAACCAAGGGCCCCCGAAACCTCTGGGGAGCCTTCCAGCGGTGGATCCCATTCCAGGTTCCAACCTGAGATGCCAGCCCCTCTCCCCTGGTCCAGCCCCGCAATTTCCCTACAATATTTactctcatccccccccccccagcatttcCCCAGGAAGTGCTGGGGTGAAACATCCCTGCCGACTTTATAATTGTACAGTTTTGTATATTAAACGGTTTTTTGAAGTtattaatttaaagaaagatCATTTAGTTTATTCATTTAGTAACGGATGTATAATAAACGCTATTTTTCCTTAAGAGTTGCTTTTTTCAACTATTTTATTCCAAATGCCTATTGCAGTTaccaacaattatttattttcaataaattccACATTATGTTTTTAAGaaactctttgcaaaaaaaaatgaactgcgtgtcaaaaaaaattaaaaaaaacaaccaattaGCTGTTAATGTTTGGTCGTCTACCAGTTTTAGTCAGGAGGTTTATAATGACgatattttattgttgttaaagaaaaaaagggtttaaataaaacatttttccaaaaaaattgctttattgtgTGATGTATGAAGTAGACTGGTCAAAGGAAAACCATATTCATTTGAACCTCTACTATACATCAGTTTAGAAATTAGCCATTGTTTTGACTTGATTTTtgatttattctctctctctctctctctctctctctctctctctctctctctctctctctctcccttcctcctccccctcccccgccaACTAGGGAAATTCTGATATTAGTACACAGACATCCTAAATTTATTCAGAATTCTGTCAAACCTATTCGAAGAggccaggatttttttttatttttatttaaggaggaatagtagtgttttttttttacagaaaagtCCCTTCTccatcccaccccacctcccTCCAGTCTGAAAATACTCTTTAGTTTCCCTCCTCAGCCAACCTAGAattccctcccctgccccccccccccagttgtcTAGGCAAGGAGGTGTAAAGGACTCAAAGGGGTATGGAATCTGGAGTTAGAAAACCTGAGAAGTGAATCCTGTGGGTGATCTCTGTCAAGTGCATTTTATTGCTagttatgcctcagtttcctctgttaAACAAAGCAGTTAGGATAAATGGTCATCAGCTGTCTAAAGTCTCTTCAAGATTTAAGAAAAACCTATCATCTCCGCTTCCCAGCCCTCTAATGGTTTGGGGCTAGGTTGGCTTCCTCTTGCCCCAGTGTGAGTGTGCCCTTCACTTTCTAAGGATTTcccatcccttcctcccctccccccatccctaaATGCCAGTCTGGCTATTTATTTGACCTCATAGGACTTGACTTTTGCAGGAAATAGGGGTAAATCCCTCTCTGGGTTGAGTTTATTAAATCCCCCTCCCATTTaatcatgataattttatttcaataccTCCAAGTAATAAGGGAGATTTATACCTAATGATAGTCACACCAGACGCTATTAGACAGAGGTCATGTACCAAAAGAGGGGGGAGATATATGTTAAGGGTGTGTACACACGTGTACAACCCAATTCAGAACATTCTTTTGTTTCTCTCAGTGTCCACAAGACTCTTGGCTGTGTCTATACCAATAGATGGAACCTTCTGATAATATTTGGTAACTGCCAAGCCAGATGTCTCCACTCCCAAGTTGAAGGCAGTCGATTTTTgttaagcaaaagcaaaaatatgtaATTTGTCATTTTAAGAGGTAATTGTTATTACTTTGTAATGCCTCACATTTTTCTAGTTGCCTGCTCATGGACAGCTGTAAACACCATTAAACACACACATGACCACTGAGTGTAAAATGTGtcacatattatattatatatggggGGCAGTGCTTGATAAATAATACAGATTTATAGATTATATGTGCATGGGCACATCGCTCAGCCCTTCTGTGTTATCCAAGTTTATGCCAGCTTCCCTTGGCTGCCATGTGAAAAGTTTGAGCCCATTACAAAGACATAGCATTTCTTGCTAAGGCATAGGGCTCAAACCATCCTCTATTTTGAGGTGGTTTTTAACTGAGCCAGAAGCCACTGTTTTTGAAATGAGTGAAATATAGACAGCTTTTTACACTGcccttacttttctttctcttaaaaatatgacGGAGGTCTAGGCTGAAAATGCCGTCAATGAAATTTCTTTTGAACCATTAAGTTTCCAGTCCCCTATAAGTATACTACTTTCATTAAAGTCAGAGGAGCCTGGTGCCTAAGACTGGATTGCTTCACCAAAACGAGAGGGGAAAGCcatttcagcctcagtttcccttcagGCCTTCTCTGGACTGCTGCTAGGTTCCCTCAGAGTGAAGCAAAGAGAGcaacaataattattttaattggggagtggggggaggttCAACTgaaaatctctcttctctttgcctGGGAATAAAAATGCATAGGCTGGTGATGGGAAGGTATTTGTGTGGCTGGGGGTTGGGGCATGGGGGGTGGGCTGTCTAAAGAGCAAAGAGCAAGGTAAACCAAATCATAAATATGGGTGAGTACACGGAGGAATAAAAATATACACCGAGAATTCCCTCTATCCTCAGATCTTTGTATgtataacaaaaaagaaactaagcTACAGCGTTGtcctttgcaaaaataaaagaacaaaagaaagtatTATCCCTGGCCACTATAGCTGGTCCTTCTAAAGGCAGGGAGGGGTGCAGTGAACAAATCAAGTACCAGGCATTAACAAAATCAAATCTTGTTCCTTGAGAATTATTTAGTATTCAAATATTTTCCTTGCTCCCAACCCAAGCtgctatttttcctttaattgctGGCAGGTTATAAATAGAATcattaaatgggggggggaggctaAGTTTAAAATTGCCTTTTGAGGGGGGAACAGAAAGGAGGCAAacagataaatgatcaaagctttaaaaaatcattttccaaaaaTAAGAATTTGTTTCTCCCCCCTTCCTGAGAGCTCTTTTTAAAAAGGCACATATGGAATTGCAGGTCTtcaggaatataaatatatatatatatatatatatatatatatatatatatataatgtatgtatatatatgaaattcaaCATACAATTGTTTCCAAAATGTCTGGAAATCAGAAAATAGGGCCAATATCATGCTAGCTGACTCTACTTGCACTCATCCCTTTTGCAAAATAAAAGCCTCAAGGCAGAGAATGCTCCATTTATGTGTTCCTAGATGGGAGTTCTAAAATTGGAAGCTACCAACAGGCTTCTTTACAGATGTCAGCCTTCTAGAACTGAAGAAATGCCCAGGCAACAGATATTTGACATTGATTAAGGCTTTGGGATAAATTAGACAAAGGGCAGAGTTGTATGCTTTAGCATACAGATGACAGAACTTTTCAAAAGTCAGAGAACTGTTTGCAAGAAATATGGTCGtcaaaaaattacaaatacaTAGTCCAGAAGAATAGAAGGAGAAATGTTTATCCTGCAAGTTCTGCATTCAGTGGGGCTGCTCATGGCCAAGAGTCAAAAAATTCAGCCCGCTTAGTGAAAGAAGTTCTGTCTAAATGTGTCCATAGGGATCTcagtagagaaatatgaattctCTATCTCTGTGATATATCAGATGATAATTAATATAAGGTGGGCCTGTCTTGGATTCCTTCCAAGAATCTTTTGTTCCTCAGGTCCCCAAAAGCCTTCCTAATTAGGTCATCTTGTGTACAAACTTGGTGAATTTTCAGACCAGACTATTTCATCATGCCTATCCTGTGAATTTCatgtatttctatatatacatacagggAGAGAACCGGCCTGAACAACAGAGCAAATGATCAATTCATTGAGCAactcttgaatatttttttagcTACTCAAGTTATGTCTACCaaagactagaaaaagaaaaaaaaatcagtcctttGTTTTGTCCAGTTTGTGACAAATAACCAGtttacctgattttttttcttcttctggttatTCTGGCATCATAGAGACTCATGGATCATTTCCTCAGCCATGAAGATGAAAAACACCTCACCCAGTTTCAAAAAGCAATGCAAGGAAGATTCAAGAATATCATCAATTCCTTTATGAACAAGGGGCCATATGCAAACATTTGGAAAACTGGTTGGATTTAATCATCCACCGTGGATTTTCCACATGAGGTATAAGCATTATTCTACAACATATGACTTAGGCTAGCTTGTAGACCAAATACTGTCCCTATCTCGATCCTACCTACCCCtgtcccgcccccccccccaaataactaGACATAGTAAAAGGCTTATCCTAAAATGTGCTGCTAGGCCCAGCACTATCAAGGGCTTTGTTTCACAGAATTTACAAATGGATTTATAAGATTTTCTCTACCATAATGTCTACAATCTGAGAACATAAAAATTGCATGCATTCACCATCTGGTATCATCACtgctgaaataaaaaattaaaaacaaaaaagaatagtgaGCTGTGGATCGGGGACAGTAGTACTGTCTTGGGCATGAAAAATGACATGCCATTCTGAGTTTTGAGAAAAATGTTACAGGTGGAATagcaatatggaaaaatattttccctaagAAATGATTAAGTTACCACCAATCTGACCATTGAGAGCTAATTTTCATGAATAAATAGATATCGTTAATTTTTAGACTCTCCATAGAAGTTTAGAAAAGGTCAGAACAAATAGTAAAAACTTCACAGTCTTGATCTTACAGTATTCAAGGATGTGAAACTTGGAAGGGGGCTGCTGTAAAAACCTATTGGCTTAATCAGGAACTGTTCTGAACACAATGTACGGCAGCTACTGTCAAGGCCAGTATTTGGTTTATAGACCAATGGAAAAGCACTAGTTACCTACAAACTCCTTTCCTCAAAAGAAGAATCAGTGATACATGTTTTAACCT
This window harbors:
- the POU3F4 gene encoding POU domain, class 3, transcription factor 4 → MATAASNPYSLLNSSSLVHADSAGMQQGSPFRNPPKLLQSDYLQGVPSNGHPLGHHWVTSLSDGGPWASSLAGSPLEQQDVKPGREDLQLGAIIHHRSPHVPHHSPHANHPNAWGASPAPTSSLPSGGQPLNVYSQAGFTVSGMLEHGGLTPPPPTGPSQGLHPVLRDGAEHAELAAHHCQDHSDEETPTSDELEQFAKQFKQRRIKLGFTQADVGLALGTLYGNVFSQTTICRFEALQLSFKNMCKLKPLLNKWLEEADSSTGSPTSIDKIAAQGRKRKKRTSIEVSVKGVLETHFLKCPKPAAQEISSLADSLQLEKEVVRVWFCNRRQKEKRMTPPGEQPPGGAPPPGPPPPPPGPPPPPGPPPHEVYGHAVKPDAARHDL